A portion of the Cervus elaphus chromosome X, mCerEla1.1, whole genome shotgun sequence genome contains these proteins:
- the GCNA gene encoding acidic repeat-containing protein isoform X1: protein MDKPKEGAGSLKTKDDKCSVITVDSGSDEDLDCFITGVKVKKENIRWVGELVKVDLFKGIMFGYVVIDSGSDDDCLPEKKRPKIHDKSSKDESKKLSDTNKQLTNESPILITDDDDDDDLENPVMKDDSCDQDKIVKKEEKDDEFTVTQHKLSSVAGKQNLLKNRRQLPTDDRKAKPEILDTKLSTNGKPIPVVEQPRKRKYKTKNITVPPAVKERKKRKPSKKKSKTVKFEKSKRGNSQCKIPGCFFHGLENLKQYSGKNYKQNKDELIQKIYSLLNSSVFDQKMPEKIEIGWSKKMLRSAGLCTTGKLRYPKRQRYAKIQISLKVCDSADRLRDTLIHEVCHAASWLLDGIRDSHGDMWRYYARKSNMVHPELPKVTRCHNYKINYKIYYECTQCKSRVGRYSRSLDTTRFICAKCKGSLVLLPLTRKDGTPIQPHVRPFAKYVQENYRKVKKETEGISHGDVMRKLSKDFIAKKQSQGL, encoded by the exons TTCCGTTATTACTGTGGACTCAGGCAGTGATGAAGATCTTGACTGCT TTATAACTGgagtgaaagtgaagaaggagaaCATCAGGTGGGTAGGAGAATTGGTGAAAGTTGACTTGTTTAAAGGAATAATGTTTGG CTACGTGGTGATTGACTCAGGCTCTGATGATGACTGCCTCCCCGAGAAAAAGAGACCTAAGATACATGACAAAAGTAGCAAAG ATGAGAGTAAGAAACTGTCTGACACTAATAAGCAGCTGACCAATGAGTCTCCAATACTTAtcactgatgatgatgatgatgatgatttggAGAACCCTGTGATGAAAGATGATTCGTGTGATCAGGACAAAATTgtcaaaaaagaggaaaaagatgaTGAGTTTACTGTTACCCAGCACAAGTTATCTTCTGTAGCTGGTAAGCAGAATCTTCTGAAGAATCGCCGCCAGCTGCCAACTGATGATCGTAAAGCTAAACCAGAGATTTTAGATACAAAGTTGTCAACTAATGGAAAGCCTATACCTGTGGTGGAACAaccaaggaaaaggaaatataaaaccaaaaacataactgtgccacctg CTGTTAAAGAACGAAAGAAGCGTAAGCCTTCAAAGAAGAAATCCAAGACAGTGAAATTTGAAAAATCCAAGCGTGG GAATTCTCAGTGCAAAATACCTGGATGTTTCTTTCATGGCCTTGAAAACTTAAAGCAGTATTCTGGAAAGAACTACAAACAAAATAAGGATGAACTGATTCAGAAAATCTACAGTCTGCTTAACAGCTCTGTCTTTGATCAAAAG ATGCCGGAGAAAATTGAGATTGGCTGGAGTAAAAAGATGCTGAGAAGTGCTGGCTTATGCACCACTGGCAAGCTTCGATACCCTAAGAGACAGCGTTATGCTAAGATTCAGATTTCTCTGAAAGTCTGCGACTCTGCAG ACCGACTCCGAGACACTTTGATCCATGAGGTATGCCATGCAGCCTCCTGGCTGCTCGATGGCATCCGTGATTCTCATGGTGACATGTGGAGGTATTATGCCCGAAAATCGAATATGGTGCACCCggagttgcccaaggtcacccgtTGCCATAACTACAAGATTAACTACAAGATTTATTACGAGTGTACTCAGTGCAAATCCAG GGTCGGGCGCTACAGCAGATCATTGGATACCACCCGCTTCATCTGTGCCAAGTGCAAAGGCTCTCTGGTCTTGTTGCCACTAACTCGGAAGGATGGAACCCCCATTCAGCCCCATGTGAGGCCATTTGCCAAATATGTACAGGAGAATTACAGAAAAGTCAAGAAGGAGACAGAAGggataagtcatggggatgtgatGAGAAAGCTCAGCAAGGATTTTATtgccaaaaaacaaagtcagggTCTTTGA
- the GCNA gene encoding acidic repeat-containing protein isoform X2, translating to MDKPKEGAGSLKTKDDKCSVITVDSGSDEDLDCFITGVKVKKENISYVVIDSGSDDDCLPEKKRPKIHDKSSKDESKKLSDTNKQLTNESPILITDDDDDDDLENPVMKDDSCDQDKIVKKEEKDDEFTVTQHKLSSVAGKQNLLKNRRQLPTDDRKAKPEILDTKLSTNGKPIPVVEQPRKRKYKTKNITVPPAVKERKKRKPSKKKSKTVKFEKSKRGNSQCKIPGCFFHGLENLKQYSGKNYKQNKDELIQKIYSLLNSSVFDQKMPEKIEIGWSKKMLRSAGLCTTGKLRYPKRQRYAKIQISLKVCDSADRLRDTLIHEVCHAASWLLDGIRDSHGDMWRYYARKSNMVHPELPKVTRCHNYKINYKIYYECTQCKSRVGRYSRSLDTTRFICAKCKGSLVLLPLTRKDGTPIQPHVRPFAKYVQENYRKVKKETEGISHGDVMRKLSKDFIAKKQSQGL from the exons TTCCGTTATTACTGTGGACTCAGGCAGTGATGAAGATCTTGACTGCT TTATAACTGgagtgaaagtgaagaaggagaaCATCAG CTACGTGGTGATTGACTCAGGCTCTGATGATGACTGCCTCCCCGAGAAAAAGAGACCTAAGATACATGACAAAAGTAGCAAAG ATGAGAGTAAGAAACTGTCTGACACTAATAAGCAGCTGACCAATGAGTCTCCAATACTTAtcactgatgatgatgatgatgatgatttggAGAACCCTGTGATGAAAGATGATTCGTGTGATCAGGACAAAATTgtcaaaaaagaggaaaaagatgaTGAGTTTACTGTTACCCAGCACAAGTTATCTTCTGTAGCTGGTAAGCAGAATCTTCTGAAGAATCGCCGCCAGCTGCCAACTGATGATCGTAAAGCTAAACCAGAGATTTTAGATACAAAGTTGTCAACTAATGGAAAGCCTATACCTGTGGTGGAACAaccaaggaaaaggaaatataaaaccaaaaacataactgtgccacctg CTGTTAAAGAACGAAAGAAGCGTAAGCCTTCAAAGAAGAAATCCAAGACAGTGAAATTTGAAAAATCCAAGCGTGG GAATTCTCAGTGCAAAATACCTGGATGTTTCTTTCATGGCCTTGAAAACTTAAAGCAGTATTCTGGAAAGAACTACAAACAAAATAAGGATGAACTGATTCAGAAAATCTACAGTCTGCTTAACAGCTCTGTCTTTGATCAAAAG ATGCCGGAGAAAATTGAGATTGGCTGGAGTAAAAAGATGCTGAGAAGTGCTGGCTTATGCACCACTGGCAAGCTTCGATACCCTAAGAGACAGCGTTATGCTAAGATTCAGATTTCTCTGAAAGTCTGCGACTCTGCAG ACCGACTCCGAGACACTTTGATCCATGAGGTATGCCATGCAGCCTCCTGGCTGCTCGATGGCATCCGTGATTCTCATGGTGACATGTGGAGGTATTATGCCCGAAAATCGAATATGGTGCACCCggagttgcccaaggtcacccgtTGCCATAACTACAAGATTAACTACAAGATTTATTACGAGTGTACTCAGTGCAAATCCAG GGTCGGGCGCTACAGCAGATCATTGGATACCACCCGCTTCATCTGTGCCAAGTGCAAAGGCTCTCTGGTCTTGTTGCCACTAACTCGGAAGGATGGAACCCCCATTCAGCCCCATGTGAGGCCATTTGCCAAATATGTACAGGAGAATTACAGAAAAGTCAAGAAGGAGACAGAAGggataagtcatggggatgtgatGAGAAAGCTCAGCAAGGATTTTATtgccaaaaaacaaagtcagggTCTTTGA
- the GCNA gene encoding acidic repeat-containing protein isoform X3 has product MLLFFSVWSLSYVVIDSGSDDDCLPEKKRPKIHDKSSKDESKKLSDTNKQLTNESPILITDDDDDDDLENPVMKDDSCDQDKIVKKEEKDDEFTVTQHKLSSVAGKQNLLKNRRQLPTDDRKAKPEILDTKLSTNGKPIPVVEQPRKRKYKTKNITVPPAVKERKKRKPSKKKSKTVKFEKSKRGNSQCKIPGCFFHGLENLKQYSGKNYKQNKDELIQKIYSLLNSSVFDQKMPEKIEIGWSKKMLRSAGLCTTGKLRYPKRQRYAKIQISLKVCDSADRLRDTLIHEVCHAASWLLDGIRDSHGDMWRYYARKSNMVHPELPKVTRCHNYKINYKIYYECTQCKSRVGRYSRSLDTTRFICAKCKGSLVLLPLTRKDGTPIQPHVRPFAKYVQENYRKVKKETEGISHGDVMRKLSKDFIAKKQSQGL; this is encoded by the exons atgcttttgtttttctctgtctggtcACTCAGCTACGTGGTGATTGACTCAGGCTCTGATGATGACTGCCTCCCCGAGAAAAAGAGACCTAAGATACATGACAAAAGTAGCAAAG ATGAGAGTAAGAAACTGTCTGACACTAATAAGCAGCTGACCAATGAGTCTCCAATACTTAtcactgatgatgatgatgatgatgatttggAGAACCCTGTGATGAAAGATGATTCGTGTGATCAGGACAAAATTgtcaaaaaagaggaaaaagatgaTGAGTTTACTGTTACCCAGCACAAGTTATCTTCTGTAGCTGGTAAGCAGAATCTTCTGAAGAATCGCCGCCAGCTGCCAACTGATGATCGTAAAGCTAAACCAGAGATTTTAGATACAAAGTTGTCAACTAATGGAAAGCCTATACCTGTGGTGGAACAaccaaggaaaaggaaatataaaaccaaaaacataactgtgccacctg CTGTTAAAGAACGAAAGAAGCGTAAGCCTTCAAAGAAGAAATCCAAGACAGTGAAATTTGAAAAATCCAAGCGTGG GAATTCTCAGTGCAAAATACCTGGATGTTTCTTTCATGGCCTTGAAAACTTAAAGCAGTATTCTGGAAAGAACTACAAACAAAATAAGGATGAACTGATTCAGAAAATCTACAGTCTGCTTAACAGCTCTGTCTTTGATCAAAAG ATGCCGGAGAAAATTGAGATTGGCTGGAGTAAAAAGATGCTGAGAAGTGCTGGCTTATGCACCACTGGCAAGCTTCGATACCCTAAGAGACAGCGTTATGCTAAGATTCAGATTTCTCTGAAAGTCTGCGACTCTGCAG ACCGACTCCGAGACACTTTGATCCATGAGGTATGCCATGCAGCCTCCTGGCTGCTCGATGGCATCCGTGATTCTCATGGTGACATGTGGAGGTATTATGCCCGAAAATCGAATATGGTGCACCCggagttgcccaaggtcacccgtTGCCATAACTACAAGATTAACTACAAGATTTATTACGAGTGTACTCAGTGCAAATCCAG GGTCGGGCGCTACAGCAGATCATTGGATACCACCCGCTTCATCTGTGCCAAGTGCAAAGGCTCTCTGGTCTTGTTGCCACTAACTCGGAAGGATGGAACCCCCATTCAGCCCCATGTGAGGCCATTTGCCAAATATGTACAGGAGAATTACAGAAAAGTCAAGAAGGAGACAGAAGggataagtcatggggatgtgatGAGAAAGCTCAGCAAGGATTTTATtgccaaaaaacaaagtcagggTCTTTGA